From Nymphaea colorata isolate Beijing-Zhang1983 chromosome 6, ASM883128v2, whole genome shotgun sequence, a single genomic window includes:
- the LOC116255673 gene encoding general transcription and DNA repair factor IIH subunit TFB1-1-like isoform X1: protein MLVGQIFRLCASFSVEVQYSELLEMASTVTMRAKYKSAVKDPGIPGVLVMTEDKIVFTSNDRRSTINEEFRNIKGHKFSKEGSKQALLNLTQDPEKGGGYIFEFEKFQDRDTCRDFVGKTLGKIQSAAASGQGANAVSERSAVAVQDEQLSAEEMEHRMKLLRDNIELQKLHKQFVIAGVLTEAEFWATRKNLLDRGTYRQPKQRTGFKSAMLADIRPSTDGRTNKVTFNLTAEIIHQIFAEKPAVHRAFLNLVPGKMTEKDFWTKYCRAEYLNKTRNSVAAAAEAAEDEELAVFLKHDDILANEARRKIRRVDPTVDMEADIGDDYMHLPGHGILHDGMDNIDGANEFSRTLLQDLNRHASVVLEGRMLDVELRDTRTVAEALARSKQAEVANEISEEEANQKRLERVFQMTEMDDLQAPHQLPFAPLCIKDPREYFESQQASTLKALGESGADAKTSACNLRTEEVYDSFRKHISHMRTVGLKNPVIQLDVAAKVISGLTQHLSNTKYHLGKNPQESFLDRLPCRTKEELLLHWTSIQELLQHFWSSYPVTSAYLYAKVNRLKDAMTQIYPKLQEAKETVQSEFRHQVSLLVQPMLQSLDAAFAHYEAELQKTMKKNERSNGFL from the exons ATGCTTGTTGGTCAAATATTTCGATTATGTGCATCATTTTCAGTTGAGGTGCAATATTCAG AATTATTGGAAATGGCTTCTACTGTTACCATGCGAGCAAAGTACAAGAGTGCAGTGAAGGATCCAGGAATTCCAGGAGTCCTTGTTATG ACTGAAGACAAAATTGTGTTTACATCGAATGATCGGAGGTCAACTATCAATGAAGAGTTTAGAAATATTAAAG GTCACAAGTTCAGCAAAGAGGGCTCCAAGCAAGCACTTCTAAATCTTACTCAAGATCCAGAAAAG GGTGGAGGATACatttttgagtttgaaaagTTTCAAGACAGAGATACCTGTCGAGATTTTGTTG GTAAAACTCTTGGGAAGATCCAATCTGCAGCTGCAAGTGGGCAGGGGGCTAATGCTGTTTCTGAAAGATCTGCTGTTGCAGTCCAGGATGAGCAACTTAGCGCAGAAGAGATGGAGCATAGGATGAAACTACTTAGAGACAACAT TGAGCTACAGAAGCTGCATAAACAATTCGTCATTGCTGGTGTTCTGACAGAGGCTGAGTTCTGGGCTACTAGAAAG AATTTGCTTGATCGTGGAACCTATCGGCAACCGAAGCAACGCACTGGTTTTAAAAGTGCCATGCTTGCAGATATTAGGCCATCTACTGATGGTCGG ACAAATAAAGTGACGTTCAACTTGACTGCAGAAATAATTCATCAg ATCTTCGCTGAAAAACCAGCTGTACATCGGGCTTTTCTAAATTTAGTACCAGGCAAG ATGACAGAAAAAGATTTCTGGACAAAATATTGCAGAGCGGAGTATCTTAATAAAACGAGAAATTCTGTAGCAGCTGCAGCAGAGGCTGCTGAAGATGAGGAGCTTGCTGTCTTCTTGAAGCATGATGATATATTGGCCAATGAAGCTCGTCGGAAG ATTCGAAGGGTTGATCCAACAGTGGACATGGAAGCTGATATTGGAGATGATTACATGCATCTGCCG GGTCATGGGATTCTTCATGATGGCATGGATAACATTGATGGTGCAAATGAATTCTCGAGGACATTACTACAAGACCTTAATCGGCATGCATCTGTTGTACTTGAAGGAAGAATGTTGG ATGTGGAGCTAAGAGATACAAGGACCGTTGCAGAAGCACTTGCAAGGTCCAAACAGG CTGAAGTTGCTAATGAAATATCGGAGGAGGAAGCAAACCAAAAACGATTAGAGAGAGTGTTCCAAATGACTGAAATGGATGACCTTCAGGCACCTCATCAACTTCCTTTTGCACCTCTTTGCATCAAG GACCCACGTGAGTACTTTGAATCTCAACAAGCCAGCACCCTTAAAGCGTTAGGAGAAAGTGGTGCTGATGCCAAAACAAGTGCTTGCAATCTGAGGACAGAGGAAGTCTATGATTCTTTTAGGAAGCATATTTCCCATATGCGAACTGTGGGATTGAAAAATCCAGTTATTCAGCTTGATGTTGCTGCCAAG GTAATTAGCGGCTTGACTCAGCATCTTTCAAATACCAAGTATCATCTTGGGAAGAATCCACAAGAGAGCTTCCTTGATCGGCTACCTTGCAGAACCAAAGAGGAATTGTTGCTT cATTGGACATCCATTCAGGAATTATTGCAGCATTTTTGGTCATCTTATCCAGTTACAAGTGCATACCTTTATGCCAAG GTTAACAGATTAAAAGATGCTATGACACAAATATATCCAAAACTTCAG GAGGCTAAAGAAACGGTGCAGTCAGAGTTCCGGCATCAGGTTTCTCTTTTAGTGCAACCAATGCTTCAG
- the LOC116255673 gene encoding general transcription and DNA repair factor IIH subunit TFB1-1-like isoform X2, with protein MASTVTMRAKYKSAVKDPGIPGVLVMTEDKIVFTSNDRRSTINEEFRNIKGHKFSKEGSKQALLNLTQDPEKGGGYIFEFEKFQDRDTCRDFVGKTLGKIQSAAASGQGANAVSERSAVAVQDEQLSAEEMEHRMKLLRDNIELQKLHKQFVIAGVLTEAEFWATRKNLLDRGTYRQPKQRTGFKSAMLADIRPSTDGRTNKVTFNLTAEIIHQIFAEKPAVHRAFLNLVPGKMTEKDFWTKYCRAEYLNKTRNSVAAAAEAAEDEELAVFLKHDDILANEARRKIRRVDPTVDMEADIGDDYMHLPGHGILHDGMDNIDGANEFSRTLLQDLNRHASVVLEGRMLDVELRDTRTVAEALARSKQAEVANEISEEEANQKRLERVFQMTEMDDLQAPHQLPFAPLCIKDPREYFESQQASTLKALGESGADAKTSACNLRTEEVYDSFRKHISHMRTVGLKNPVIQLDVAAKVISGLTQHLSNTKYHLGKNPQESFLDRLPCRTKEELLLHWTSIQELLQHFWSSYPVTSAYLYAKVNRLKDAMTQIYPKLQEAKETVQSEFRHQVSLLVQPMLQSLDAAFAHYEAELQKTMKKNERSNGFL; from the exons ATGGCTTCTACTGTTACCATGCGAGCAAAGTACAAGAGTGCAGTGAAGGATCCAGGAATTCCAGGAGTCCTTGTTATG ACTGAAGACAAAATTGTGTTTACATCGAATGATCGGAGGTCAACTATCAATGAAGAGTTTAGAAATATTAAAG GTCACAAGTTCAGCAAAGAGGGCTCCAAGCAAGCACTTCTAAATCTTACTCAAGATCCAGAAAAG GGTGGAGGATACatttttgagtttgaaaagTTTCAAGACAGAGATACCTGTCGAGATTTTGTTG GTAAAACTCTTGGGAAGATCCAATCTGCAGCTGCAAGTGGGCAGGGGGCTAATGCTGTTTCTGAAAGATCTGCTGTTGCAGTCCAGGATGAGCAACTTAGCGCAGAAGAGATGGAGCATAGGATGAAACTACTTAGAGACAACAT TGAGCTACAGAAGCTGCATAAACAATTCGTCATTGCTGGTGTTCTGACAGAGGCTGAGTTCTGGGCTACTAGAAAG AATTTGCTTGATCGTGGAACCTATCGGCAACCGAAGCAACGCACTGGTTTTAAAAGTGCCATGCTTGCAGATATTAGGCCATCTACTGATGGTCGG ACAAATAAAGTGACGTTCAACTTGACTGCAGAAATAATTCATCAg ATCTTCGCTGAAAAACCAGCTGTACATCGGGCTTTTCTAAATTTAGTACCAGGCAAG ATGACAGAAAAAGATTTCTGGACAAAATATTGCAGAGCGGAGTATCTTAATAAAACGAGAAATTCTGTAGCAGCTGCAGCAGAGGCTGCTGAAGATGAGGAGCTTGCTGTCTTCTTGAAGCATGATGATATATTGGCCAATGAAGCTCGTCGGAAG ATTCGAAGGGTTGATCCAACAGTGGACATGGAAGCTGATATTGGAGATGATTACATGCATCTGCCG GGTCATGGGATTCTTCATGATGGCATGGATAACATTGATGGTGCAAATGAATTCTCGAGGACATTACTACAAGACCTTAATCGGCATGCATCTGTTGTACTTGAAGGAAGAATGTTGG ATGTGGAGCTAAGAGATACAAGGACCGTTGCAGAAGCACTTGCAAGGTCCAAACAGG CTGAAGTTGCTAATGAAATATCGGAGGAGGAAGCAAACCAAAAACGATTAGAGAGAGTGTTCCAAATGACTGAAATGGATGACCTTCAGGCACCTCATCAACTTCCTTTTGCACCTCTTTGCATCAAG GACCCACGTGAGTACTTTGAATCTCAACAAGCCAGCACCCTTAAAGCGTTAGGAGAAAGTGGTGCTGATGCCAAAACAAGTGCTTGCAATCTGAGGACAGAGGAAGTCTATGATTCTTTTAGGAAGCATATTTCCCATATGCGAACTGTGGGATTGAAAAATCCAGTTATTCAGCTTGATGTTGCTGCCAAG GTAATTAGCGGCTTGACTCAGCATCTTTCAAATACCAAGTATCATCTTGGGAAGAATCCACAAGAGAGCTTCCTTGATCGGCTACCTTGCAGAACCAAAGAGGAATTGTTGCTT cATTGGACATCCATTCAGGAATTATTGCAGCATTTTTGGTCATCTTATCCAGTTACAAGTGCATACCTTTATGCCAAG GTTAACAGATTAAAAGATGCTATGACACAAATATATCCAAAACTTCAG GAGGCTAAAGAAACGGTGCAGTCAGAGTTCCGGCATCAGGTTTCTCTTTTAGTGCAACCAATGCTTCAG